One window from the genome of Megalobrama amblycephala isolate DHTTF-2021 linkage group LG4, ASM1881202v1, whole genome shotgun sequence encodes:
- the kcmf1 gene encoding E3 ubiquitin-protein ligase KCMF1, protein MSRHEGVSCDACLKGNFRGRRYKCLICYDYDLCASCYESGATTTRHTTEHPMQCILTRVDFDLYYGGEAFSVEQPQSFTCPYCGKMGYTETSLQEHVTSEHAETSTEVICPICAALPGGDPNHVTDDFAAHLTLEHRAPRDLDESSGVRHVRRMFHPGRGLGGPRARRTNMHFTSSSTGGLSSSQSSSYSPSNREAMDPIAELLSQLSGVRRSAGGQLNSSGPSASQLQQLQMQLQLERQQAQAARQQLETARNATRQRSNPSNISASIPPPSTATNTAMTESNPLASHSSQFLLTRLNEPKMSEAERQALESERADRSLFVQELLLSTLMREESSSSDEDERRDFADFGAMGCVDIMPLDVALESLNLKESSTGKEPPPPPL, encoded by the exons ATGTCCCGACATGAAG GTGTGAGCTGTGATGCGTGTTTAAAAGGGAACTTCAGAGGGCGCCGATACAAGTGTTTAATTTGCTACGACTACGACCTTTGTGCATCTTGCTACGAAAGTGGAGCCACAACAACTAGACACACCACGGAGCACCCAATGCAGTGCATACTAACCAGGGTAGACTTTG ACTTGTATTATGGGGGGGAGGCATTCTCAGTAGAGCAGCCTCAGTCGTTTACTTGTCCTTACTGTGGTAAAATGGGCTACACGGAAACATCTCTACAGGAGCACGTGACCTCAGAGCATGCAGAGACCTCTACAGAGGTG ATTTGCCCAATCTGTGCAGCTTTGCCTGGTGGCGACCCCAATCATGTGACAGATGACTTTGCTGCTCATCTCACACTTGAACACAGAGCACCTAGAGATTTA GATGAGAGCAGCGGCGTGCGGCACGTCCGTCGGATGTTCCACCCTGGACGGGGGCTGGGCGGTCCTCGGGCACGCAGGACTAACATGCACTTTACCAGCAGCTCCACTGGTGGGCTCTCCTCTTCACAAAGCTCCTCCTACTCTCCAAGCAATAGGGAAGCCATGGACCCCATAGCAG AGTTGCTCTCTCAGCTGTCGGGTGTGCGGCGCTCCGCGGGAGGACAGCTCAACTCTTCTGGACCCTCGGCCTCGCAGCTGCAGCAGCTGCAAATGCAGCTTCAGTTGGAGCGTCAGCAGGCGCAGGCGGCGCGCCAGCAGCTGGAGACGGCCCGCAACGCTACACGCCAACGCAGCAACCCTAGCAACATCAGCGCCAGCATCCCGCCTCCCAGCACCGCCACAAACACAGCCATGACTGAGAGCAACCCGCTGGCCTCCCACAGCTCCCAGTTCCTTCTCACACG GTTGAACGAGCCGAAAATGTCAGAGGCAGAACGGCAGGCGCTGGAGAGCGAGCGCGCGGACCGCAGCCTGTTCGTGCAGGAGCTGCTGCTGTCCACACTAATGCGAGAGGAGAGCTCGTCTTCCGACGAGGACGAAAGGCGAGACTTTGCTGACTTCGGCGCCATGGGCTGCGTGGACATCATGCCTTTAGACGTGGCTCTGGAGAGCCTCAACCTGAAGGAGAGCTCCACAGGCAAGGAGCCTCCACCACCTCCTCTTTGA